Part of the Megalopta genalis isolate 19385.01 chromosome 6, iyMegGena1_principal, whole genome shotgun sequence genome, ttattttatagttattcttgaaaattagtaaaatataaattgtcgCGCAGTTTACGGAATCTCCGGTTCTGAAAATCTATCTTTGAAACTGTAAATCTGCATGAAGATACTTACTCCAGCAATGGTACATTCCTAACCAATTTATTCCATTTTCGTTGTTCCattattccaattttatttcCTTTCATAGTCCAGTTCTTATGGTCACGGTACTAACGAGTCTGCTGAACTTTATACACCCATATTTCACAAAAGTCTACAGAGAATTATAAAACACGAACTTCAGTAACATTGGATTTTTTATTTGCTATAGTTTTCTGGAAAATATTCTTTGAGGTTTGATTTCAGTGTCTTCAAACATGTCTATAAAATTTGTGAAAAATTAGCGAGATGCAAATAGATTGAAAAAATCGCTATAACACATCTTAACTTTTCAATTCTTATATCGCTAAAGAAATTATTTCGATCTTGTGAACTTTTGATAGCTGTTGACTAGTTATTAACCGCGTCAAACGTTGTTGATATACTTCGAGGCAAAAGTTGTACGTGGCAAATAACTATGGCATGAAAATGACTGGCTAACTACATATTTTGATGTGATTTCGTAGGCGTGTCACTTCTCTCTAACGAACTGCTCTTTCCattatacatacacataagTCAATACGTTTGAATGGAAGTTTCATTGTATGTACGTAGCGACGGAAAGATTCAATCTTCTGTTGCCGTTGGCAGTGGCCTATTCAAATGCAAAATGGAGCTCAGATGCCGCGGGCCGAAGTTTTTTTTTGCTTTTCCGACACCTAAATGCTATGTGGATAGTATCCAGGCTTCCCCAAACCTTAATGCTTTGCGTTTTCTCAGTCAACAAAACTGCCGTGTACATTAGGATTTTACTTTCAGATACTTTGGCATAATGTAATATTCAAGGAATATCTTAAAAATGCTAATTATGCGCTATGATCATAACTGAATTACGGTAACTTAGGAATTCTGACGCACTAAACTAGCGTTTTTGTATTCActcaatcgaaataaaatttagttAAACTTAAAGATAACagtaaattaaccctttgtagtcgaagccattttaactcgaaatcgaaaatagtttttctgacctATAGTATTTCCACTTTATACAGGGTAGGacggaattcgtagtacaaccgaacaaataaaaaacaaaTTTGGCATAGCATTTATTTATCCAGAGCTCCATTtttgagaaaatcgactttaaagtttgcTCATCTTTGTAAAGCATTTAGTTGCAGTCTGTTCTTGTACCGCAGTTGCCTCCGTCggagatagtgtttacaaacattaattgttgcAAACCCATGTTAACGCTCTCCTAGAAGTAAGGTAAATACGTTTTCCTTATTGGCAGAAATGATCCCTTCCTATTAGCCCCAAATAAGCCGCCACGCTGAATTTCCACAAAACAAGGGACTCGAGTTCGGTCGATTGAAAACAAACAGCGCCTCCTGACTCTCGTCATATTTCGCTCCCCCGTGGTAGCCATTTTCGGCTAGGAGCACATCAAGCGCGTGTAGCtgtactttctctctctctttctctctctctctctctcttcctctctcgttctccctctctttttctcccttgCCCCTTTACCGAAATGACTGGCTTCTTCCGAGCACCATATACATAGTACGTAGTTCATAACAACTGAATTTATCAATAGAAGTACTGCACATTCAGATAGTCTCTAGGAGTTACCTTGAAGTAACCAATAATTACTTCAcggacaatgttttcatcgacACGATTTCAACGACACCGCATTTCGCTGACATTTatcgtttcgatgaaaatattgtCGGTAAAATAATTGTTGGTGGTTTCAATATAACCCAATACGAAGAAAAAGGCTCCTATCCTAAAATTTTTTAGGATagtacaatttagttttatTACAAGCTTTTCTATTTGCCTTCGGTATATTCTCAAATCATTTTTTGTAACTTTATCCCAtacagttactcacaaaattaAGCGTAAgtgacttaaatttttttagatgatggaTGGACTGGTCtattagacgatgactaaaatgcctttttctaattttactattacttggaatgaaataaaataaaaactggCACGTAAATGTGCATCGACCCTAAAACGAAAGATTGCGCACTCTGTCCACATATTACCAGTTCCGTAGTTCTGTCTCGCTTTGTTTTGATTACGAGCGAAGCAAACCTGGTGCGGGCCTACCTGCAAGCTTGAACGGTGCCGGGCCGGCCTGGCACACTGCGAGCACGACACGCGTAGTGTGAACACTCCAATCTAATCAAATGTAAGAATGATTGGAGCACGGCCCGAGCCTGGCACGTGGATGTGAATCGACCCTTATAATGTATATTTAACAAAAGATTATCGCGTTGCCAAACGTGACGATGTAAACAAAATGTCAGATTAAGAATTTGCAACAAATATAGTACCATTTCGGCTGATTAAAATTGACAAAACTcgtgattcggagctaaattcTTGGTGATTTTCTTCCGATCCATCGAAATTATTTCAATCCTAATTGAAAGTAAGTGTACACATCtgtcaattacaatgtaaataCAAAATTTGATAATTCAAATATCGATGCAACTTAACTATGGCACTAAATGCActgttttatgaaaaatattttatacctTAAATGAAAAGGACATTGATTTTAAACAGGAATAAATCGTATTTTGTAACGATATTAATAACGAATAATTCTAATAGTGATTTCATTTTGTACGTCAAACGTGACGATCTTTCTTAATATGTTTTAATGTAGCTGTACATCTCGAGAACGTCGTTATTTTTCAAAAATCGAATTTAATTCATTGCTAGATGAAATGTCTGATCAACTTTTGGCATGACGAAATGACAGAGTCCATATGCGAGAAGACACTGTACCGAGGATAGTTTTCGTTCTTCTCTTGCGAGCACACAGATcacttcaaatgaaggagatcATGCAAATCCTTCACGAGTAAAAGCTAGTGACATCGAGACGTGTTGCGTTCTCCAAATGGCAGAACAGGAAAAACACAGTACTGAATTGGTTTCTAGATCTATTTCTGATCAGAATCTAAAGCCAGGAAAGTCACAGGACAAAGCCTTGCCAGATCCGTTCGATTGCGTCCCAGACTGCGTTTCTTCGGACATACAGGACGACCCAACATTAGTTGTGCGTAGcaattatcattttattttaccGTAAAgagatatgtatgtatatttttcGTGGTTGTCGAGAGTCTAAATTGAAGGGAAAAGGACATACACTAGAGAGGACAAAATGATTAGGTACCTCGAGAtttttggatttgaacatcTATTTGTACGTGTACGTGAAAAATGAATACAcaacaaaataagaaaataatttgaCAATGAAAACAGGACAATGAAAAGAGCATAGTGGTAGCTGAGTATAATTTTGAAATAGTGCATAGCACATAACTTTAgcgaaatcaaataaaaaaccTGCACGAACGATACAGGATTTCTAGATGTGGTTTCGGGCGATTGAACAATATGCGCTAATTGCTAACACAAAACGGTAAAAGCAGTGCTTAATTGAAGGAAGAAAATAGTGAACATTGACCTCTTTGGCTGTACGATTCAAGATCGCGTAATATTCATAGAGCTCTTTCATTACTCTGCCAGAACCTATAACATTCCTTTCTCGGTGCCAATGTTCCCCATTCGACATGCAAATATCTCGGTGCTGTTCCATTCACAAATGAAATTCTTTGCGCAATGCATACTTTATCTCGAAAATTTCTATAAAACGCGAAACTCAAACTTTTTACATTTGGTTTCATAAAAGCTAATTCGTAACCTTTGCGTATGTTTTGCGATATAAACTAATAAAATTGCCTGCAATAAAAAGTGaaagtaaaagaaaaataattcaATGAAATTTAATGTGTATTAtgagaataaataattttttgagCTTTTAAAAAGTGAGGCTAATATAACCATCTAACGAAAATCATTTTTAAGAAATAGAAAATGAATACAATTTTTTGTTCTAGAACAAATATCGTACACAAATTCATTCTTTCTTATACAAAATAAGAATACACTGCTTCCATTGCAACAAACCAGAATAAACAAATGTTTACTTGCTTTCTGAACAGATAATTATGTTCTTTTAATTGTAACTGTTTTGTATTTCTCTCATAGTTATTTATACTCTACCTTCATATTATCAATACTCATACTCTACCTCTGCTCTATTAAAAATTAAACGACTTGGAACTAAGTCAATCTGCCGTCGGAAAGACTGACTTTAAAATTTCATTCTTCTTCTAAGCTCAGTACAATTCAACGTTGAGGTTCAGATATTCTGTATTAACCAAGATCCTGTCTTTTCCGGTCTCGAAAAATCTAAGGTATTTTCGCGGAAGTATTTCGATTATGGTACCGAAGTCGGTTTCAAGTAAAGTACGAAATGTTTGGTGCGAACGTACCGTGGTGCATGGAATATTCGAGGCGGCGCTCGATACTCGAGGTAATTCAATAAATACCGGCTCTATTAACAAGTTCCCAGCGCCGATGAGCATTAAATAATTCCGAAAGTTCCGTAAATTGCCAAGAGAGGAATTTCCCGAGCCCGAAATCTTCCCGAGTCATCGGCATCGCGTGGAGCACAAGCCTGCCACCAGCTCCGACACTTTTTCTATGATGCTCGTGGCATGGAATCCAATAGTGAAAGCAAAACTGTGTAACTAGGAAATTCTAGACGACCACGTATCTCGGAAAGCACATATTTAATCCTTGGATCGCGAAAGTGTCCGGGATATGAAAATCTTCGCGGAAAACTTTTCACTTATCTTTTCCTGGACTGCTCCGACTCTGACACTCCGTGAATCTTTTTAAAAATGTCTGGGTTTACATTGCATTGCGAATACGCAAGATTGTGTTTCATTCATCCTTGTATTATTGATACAAGGATTTCTTACCAGGATTTCCTCGTAGAAGTAGAAAAATGTGTAGCGTTTTTCTACATTTAATTCTACGTACACACATTCGCAATGAATTCATAAAGCATCAATCTATTCATAACAATTCTCACAGATGCATTTGTGCGATCCTAATAATtgtaaacacattattttaacAAATCTGATTGTTTTAGTATTAAATAAACTTACGTCAACATCTACCAAACTAAAGGTATAGAAAATCACGTTACGATGGTCTCGACATAtaatattgttgaattatttaagAATCCTTACAATTCATTTATCCACAAGACAATGCCATTTCTCACTAGCGTCAAAATAAGTTGAAGAAATTAATAagccattattttaaaaaagacattGAGGAATACCATAAATCACTTGATCATTCGATAGTTATTTGCTTTAGAATACTCACAAAGAGTAACGTAAATG contains:
- the LOC143259649 gene encoding uncharacterized protein LOC143259649 isoform X3, with translation MAEQEKHSTELVSRSISDQNLKPGKSQDKALPDPFDCVPDCVSSDIQDDPTLVTFKNSRLPGCEKRCKYGDKLARTTPKKQKENGSRSLECNN